A stretch of the Filimonas lacunae genome encodes the following:
- a CDS encoding alpha/beta fold hydrolase produces the protein MKTSIVRMLCIAAIIAMLAACAGNEKPPAGTPKTYVLVHGAWQASYVWDSVQADLVKSGNKVIVVKLPGHGTDSTAVYQLSLDVYRDKVIDAIAQADSNVILVGHSMGGMVISGVAEKIPHKIGKLVYIGAFLPATGQALTDLAYSDSASRLGPLLIPSANQLTLDVKHDSLTYLFINDGTPAIKSLLLANYRAEPAIPFTSKVTLTKANFGSVNKVYIKTLQDIVISPAMQNRMIAAAGIDKVYTINTSHSPFLAQPHAVADLLIKAAQ, from the coding sequence ATGAAAACGTCAATTGTGCGGATGTTGTGTATAGCAGCAATTATTGCAATGCTGGCCGCATGTGCCGGTAATGAAAAGCCACCCGCAGGCACGCCTAAAACTTATGTGCTGGTACATGGCGCCTGGCAGGCTTCGTATGTATGGGATTCTGTACAGGCCGATCTTGTTAAAAGCGGGAACAAGGTAATAGTAGTAAAGCTGCCGGGGCATGGCACTGATTCTACAGCAGTGTATCAGCTGAGCCTTGATGTATACAGGGATAAAGTGATAGATGCCATTGCACAGGCCGACAGTAATGTTATCCTGGTAGGGCATAGTATGGGCGGAATGGTAATTTCCGGTGTGGCAGAAAAAATACCCCATAAAATAGGCAAACTGGTTTACATAGGGGCTTTCCTGCCTGCAACCGGGCAGGCGCTTACCGATCTTGCTTATTCAGATTCCGCTTCTCGACTGGGGCCGTTGCTGATACCTTCTGCCAACCAGTTAACGCTGGATGTAAAACACGACAGCCTTACGTATCTCTTTATCAATGATGGCACACCTGCCATCAAAAGCCTGTTGCTGGCTAATTACCGCGCAGAGCCGGCAATTCCGTTTACCAGCAAGGTTACGCTTACTAAAGCGAATTTTGGTTCAGTGAATAAAGTATATATCAAAACATTACAGGATATAGTGATTTCTCCGGCTATGCAGAACCGGATGATAGCAGCTGCCGGCATTGATAAGGTATATACTATTAACACCAGTCATTCGCCTTTTCTGGCACAACCACATGCTGTTGCTGACTTGTTAATAAAGGCTGCACAATAG
- a CDS encoding putative quinol monooxygenase, with translation MTAHIIFAWCMLLGSISVKVQKTNRMEQVVVLTRLEVKKDHGDQFRKLLSAYVNSAVDNAHNIMAEAYYEEGSPEVLWVIERWSSETELEKMKNSAKFTPVKKLFEKELAQPVKTMYVKDLEPLSKEAWRREPGEKDTPVTIMLFVDSQEGTEGRFKEVYHTAMPQFRSEPGVINYQLSQLQDDSTQFVTYEKFRNEDAFQYHLRFPPIQPVIDYLNSSIKKQPFQAGLHRLIRFAPFSK, from the coding sequence ATGACAGCGCATATAATATTCGCATGGTGCATGCTGCTGGGCAGCATATCTGTAAAAGTGCAAAAAACAAACAGAATGGAGCAGGTAGTTGTATTAACTCGATTGGAAGTGAAAAAAGATCACGGTGATCAATTTCGTAAATTACTCAGTGCGTATGTGAACAGCGCTGTTGACAATGCCCATAACATTATGGCAGAAGCTTATTATGAAGAAGGAAGCCCGGAGGTGTTATGGGTGATAGAAAGATGGAGCAGTGAAACAGAACTGGAGAAAATGAAAAACAGCGCAAAGTTTACTCCTGTAAAAAAACTGTTTGAAAAGGAATTGGCGCAACCTGTTAAAACCATGTATGTAAAAGACCTGGAACCGCTTTCCAAAGAAGCATGGAGAAGGGAGCCAGGAGAGAAGGATACACCTGTAACTATCATGTTATTTGTGGATAGCCAGGAGGGAACCGAGGGCCGGTTTAAGGAAGTATACCATACTGCTATGCCGCAATTCAGAAGTGAGCCTGGCGTTATCAATTACCAGCTTTCGCAACTGCAGGACGACAGTACGCAGTTCGTTACCTACGAAAAGTTCAGGAACGAAGATGCTTTCCAGTATCATCTCCGTTTTCCGCCCATACAACCTGTAATAGACTATCTCAACAGCAGTATTAAAAAACAACCTTTCCAGGCCGGGCTTCACAGGTTGATACGATTTGCGCCATTCAGTAAATAA
- a CDS encoding DJ-1/PfpI/YhbO family deglycase/protease: MKCIHQTVLAGIVSAFTLLNATAQVTIKTKTMTSHELSVLNQLASPAVVVNMPVSQLLNAPGNEALRAFFFTPVADTTVLKGKKIAVIAADGFEEIELLGPVWYFKQLGAQVDIVAPKYNPAPERYGLMYPEMSKTHIMAIQYLQPVGWIKFDRTADQIKVSDYDAAFIPGGAWNPDNLRNDKDVIQFIRDFNQSGKLIAAICHAPVVLASADILKGKKLTGYWNIQVDLKNAGGIVSDQPVVTDGNLITSRHPIDVADFSRAVESWLIKK, encoded by the coding sequence ATGAAATGTATTCATCAGACCGTGCTGGCTGGTATTGTAAGTGCTTTTACACTATTGAATGCAACAGCACAGGTTACTATAAAAACAAAGACAATGACTAGTCATGAACTTTCGGTATTGAATCAATTGGCATCGCCCGCAGTGGTGGTGAATATGCCTGTATCTCAACTGTTAAATGCTCCCGGCAATGAAGCCTTGCGTGCATTCTTTTTTACCCCGGTAGCGGATACCACGGTGTTAAAAGGAAAAAAGATAGCGGTTATTGCCGCAGATGGTTTCGAAGAAATAGAATTACTGGGGCCTGTATGGTATTTTAAACAGCTGGGGGCGCAGGTAGATATTGTTGCACCTAAGTATAATCCTGCACCGGAAAGGTATGGTCTGATGTATCCGGAAATGTCAAAAACACATATCATGGCTATACAGTATCTGCAGCCGGTAGGCTGGATAAAATTTGACCGTACTGCCGATCAGATAAAAGTAAGCGATTATGATGCGGCTTTTATACCCGGCGGCGCCTGGAACCCGGATAATCTCCGGAACGATAAGGATGTGATTCAATTTATCCGTGACTTCAATCAATCAGGAAAGCTGATCGCTGCTATTTGTCATGCACCTGTTGTTTTAGCGTCTGCTGATATTCTGAAAGGTAAGAAGCTGACGGGGTACTGGAACATACAGGTTGATTTGAAAAACGCGGGTGGTATTGTATCAGATCAACCTGTAGTAACAGATGGCAACCTTATTACCAGCAGGCATCCTATTGATGTTGCCGACTTTTCCAGGGCGGTAGAAAGCTGGTTAATTAAAAAGTAA
- a CDS encoding sensor histidine kinase yields MKLLHTTIRSFLLVTLAILTVTGIALYLVLRTQIKNEIYEQLNLQTEMIAREISQGKAIAYPLVGVEKLTNNASQQRIQGDSVIYDIVTHEKEDYEYLSTVKIINNHTYRITVMTTFIGWNQYYSTIFYLLLASVFLFTIAGIIMNLVISRKIWKPFFLNLQALRNYSLSNPDKLQLHPSGITEFTEMQQTLEDLTERSKREYLSLREFTENASHEIQTPLGIIQSKLDRMSQLPVSEEMARYIVQAKAGVERLRKMNKSLLLLAKLDNNAYTGKELLPLHDIINDHLEQMEDLFAGKNITITVQATPCSIRSHRYLAEVCLSNLLANALHYTPEGGSLTIILQPHALLLCNTGAPLSFPAVQLFDRFKKGEQHMLTNGLGLSIVQQICLLNHWSIHYNYLQGQHEFRILFPLLPSTTNN; encoded by the coding sequence ATGAAACTGCTGCACACCACTATACGCAGCTTTTTGCTGGTAACACTCGCCATACTTACCGTTACGGGCATTGCCCTTTATCTGGTGCTGCGCACACAGATTAAAAATGAAATCTACGAACAGCTGAACCTGCAAACAGAGATGATTGCCCGGGAAATTAGCCAGGGCAAGGCGATTGCTTATCCGCTGGTAGGCGTAGAAAAACTCACCAACAATGCTTCGCAGCAGCGTATACAGGGCGATTCTGTCATATACGATATTGTAACGCATGAAAAAGAAGATTACGAATACCTGTCTACCGTTAAAATCATCAACAATCATACCTACCGGATAACGGTAATGACCACTTTTATTGGATGGAATCAGTATTACAGCACTATTTTTTACCTGTTGCTGGCGTCAGTGTTCTTATTTACCATAGCCGGTATTATTATGAACCTGGTCATCAGCCGTAAAATATGGAAACCTTTCTTCTTAAATCTACAGGCGCTACGTAACTACTCGCTCAGCAATCCCGACAAACTACAGCTGCACCCTTCGGGCATTACCGAATTTACCGAAATGCAGCAAACACTGGAAGACCTCACCGAAAGAAGTAAGCGTGAATACCTGTCGCTACGGGAGTTCACCGAAAACGCTTCGCACGAAATTCAAACACCTTTAGGCATTATACAATCCAAGCTGGACCGCATGAGCCAGCTGCCTGTAAGCGAAGAAATGGCCCGGTACATTGTGCAGGCAAAAGCGGGTGTAGAAAGGCTTAGAAAAATGAATAAAAGCCTGCTGCTGTTAGCCAAGCTGGATAACAACGCTTATACCGGCAAAGAACTGCTGCCCCTGCATGACATTATCAACGACCACCTGGAACAAATGGAAGATCTGTTTGCAGGTAAAAACATCACCATTACCGTACAGGCTACTCCATGCAGCATACGCTCGCACCGTTACCTGGCAGAGGTATGTTTATCCAACCTGCTGGCCAATGCCCTGCACTATACACCGGAAGGCGGTTCCTTAACCATTATTCTGCAACCTCATGCGCTGTTGCTATGCAACACCGGCGCTCCCCTCTCCTTCCCTGCCGTTCAACTGTTCGACCGGTTTAAGAAAGGCGAACAACATATGCTTACCAATGGGCTGGGATTGTCTATTGTGCAACAGATATGCCTGCTGAATCATTGGAGCATTCATTATAACTACCTGCAAGGCCAGCATGAGTTTCGCATACTGTTTCCCCTGCTGCCGTCAACCACAAATAACTAG
- a CDS encoding response regulator transcription factor — MKLLLVEDEPALLDELETYLGEQGHLCERAATFHEAEDKILLYHYDMVILDITLPGGSGLSILKLLKDKDLQAGVLILSAKDSLTDKLAGLELGADDYLTKPFYMEELNARINAFQRRTSFSGSNIITADALQIDTQAKEVTCNGRKINLTKKEYELLLYFLVNRKRVVSKESIAAHLWGDNYDMTGSYDIIYTHTMNLRKKISKFTGEDYIETVYGMGYKWIDR; from the coding sequence ATGAAGCTATTACTGGTAGAAGATGAGCCGGCGTTGCTGGATGAACTGGAAACATATCTGGGTGAACAGGGGCATTTATGCGAGCGGGCGGCAACATTTCACGAGGCGGAAGACAAGATATTGCTATACCATTACGATATGGTGATACTGGACATTACCCTGCCCGGCGGCAGCGGTTTGTCAATATTAAAGCTATTGAAAGATAAAGACCTGCAGGCCGGCGTGCTTATCCTGTCTGCCAAAGATTCTTTAACCGATAAACTGGCCGGGCTGGAATTAGGGGCCGATGACTATCTAACCAAGCCATTTTATATGGAAGAGCTGAATGCCCGCATCAATGCGTTTCAGCGCCGCACTTCCTTTTCGGGCAGCAACATTATCACAGCCGATGCGTTGCAAATAGATACACAAGCTAAAGAAGTTACCTGTAACGGCCGTAAAATAAACCTTACCAAAAAAGAATACGAACTATTACTATACTTCCTGGTAAACAGAAAACGTGTAGTAAGCAAGGAATCTATTGCCGCGCATTTATGGGGCGACAACTACGACATGACTGGTAGCTATGATATCATATACACCCATACCATGAACCTACGTAAAAAAATAAGCAAGTTTACGGGGGAAGATTATATAGAAACAGTATATGGTATGGGCTATAAATGGATTGACAGATGA
- a CDS encoding EamA family transporter: MWWIYALLSALFAALTAVFAKKGVQHIDSDLATAIRTVIIVIIAWGIVMAKGATQHLGTLTRQNWLFLILSGGGTGLSWIFYFRALQVGKVSQVAPVDKMSVAIAILLSVLFLGEVLTWKMAAGALLIIAGTLVLIL, translated from the coding sequence ATGTGGTGGATATATGCACTGTTGTCGGCACTGTTTGCAGCTCTTACCGCTGTTTTTGCGAAAAAAGGTGTTCAGCATATTGATAGCGACCTGGCCACCGCCATCCGAACTGTTATAATAGTGATCATAGCCTGGGGCATTGTAATGGCCAAAGGGGCAACCCAGCACCTTGGAACCCTTACCCGGCAAAACTGGCTGTTTCTGATTTTATCAGGAGGCGGCACCGGGTTATCGTGGATATTTTATTTCAGAGCGCTGCAAGTGGGCAAGGTATCGCAGGTGGCGCCGGTAGATAAAATGAGCGTGGCTATTGCCATATTACTATCTGTGTTGTTTTTAGGCGAAGTACTTACCTGGAAGATGGCAGCAGGCGCTTTGCTGATTATTGCGGGCACATTGGTACTTATTCTGTAA
- a CDS encoding family 43 glycosylhydrolase, with protein MNDKKIFMPAVLLLLSTLAFTPCLFAFQAIDSTDTLHAPPPVLPGAYADPHIAAFGNRFYLYPTTDGTEGWMGTNFTCWSSSDLVSWQNEGVILDLPKDVSYAKARAWAPAIARKNGKYYYYFSADVNIGVAVADKPAGPFKEVLNKPLVAKGSRRGQMIDPMVFVDDDGAAYLYWGQGMCNVVKLNEDMISYDTSAIVSFKPQGYNEGSFVIKRKGVYYLMWSEYDTRDPRYSIAYATSSSPMGPFVKAENPTILKGKGVVKGAGHHSVLRVPGRDEWYIAYHRFIIPGGNGYNRETCISPMRFDSTGHILPVNVFEKVKPVKFKRIIKEPFF; from the coding sequence ATGAATGATAAGAAGATATTCATGCCGGCAGTGTTGCTGCTGCTGTCAACCCTTGCTTTTACGCCCTGCCTGTTTGCTTTTCAGGCTATAGATTCCACCGATACCCTGCATGCGCCACCACCGGTATTACCCGGTGCTTATGCCGACCCGCATATTGCCGCATTTGGTAACAGATTTTACCTGTATCCTACCACGGATGGTACGGAAGGATGGATGGGTACCAATTTTACCTGCTGGAGCAGTTCTGACTTAGTGAGCTGGCAAAATGAAGGAGTGATACTGGACTTACCTAAAGATGTATCGTATGCCAAAGCCAGGGCCTGGGCACCGGCTATTGCCCGTAAAAATGGCAAGTATTACTACTATTTTTCGGCGGACGTAAACATAGGTGTTGCGGTGGCTGATAAGCCTGCCGGGCCGTTTAAAGAAGTGCTGAACAAGCCTTTAGTGGCCAAAGGTTCCCGTCGTGGCCAGATGATAGACCCCATGGTGTTTGTAGATGATGATGGCGCTGCCTATCTGTATTGGGGGCAGGGCATGTGTAATGTAGTAAAGCTGAATGAGGATATGATTAGCTACGACACCAGTGCTATAGTGTCTTTTAAGCCACAGGGCTATAATGAAGGTTCATTTGTGATCAAAAGAAAGGGCGTGTATTACCTGATGTGGTCGGAGTACGATACCCGAGACCCACGTTATTCTATTGCCTATGCTACTTCTTCTTCCCCTATGGGGCCGTTTGTAAAGGCGGAGAATCCTACTATATTAAAGGGCAAAGGTGTGGTAAAAGGAGCAGGACATCATTCGGTGTTGAGGGTACCAGGCAGGGATGAATGGTATATTGCTTATCACCGGTTTATTATTCCAGGTGGTAACGGCTATAACCGTGAAACCTGTATTTCTCCTATGCGTTTTGATAGTACGGGACATATATTACCGGTAAATGTGTTTGAGAAAGTGAAACCGGTAAAATTCAAGCGGATAATAAAAGAACCATTTTTTTAG
- a CDS encoding glucose 1-dehydrogenase — protein sequence MKSLDQKVILITGAGMGLGLATAKEAAARGAKLVLVDYNEEALQQAKAEITKEQAGAAVVIVKADTSKEEEVKNYVNVAIKEFGQIDGFYNNAGIEGKQAPLIEYDLDIFRKVVDINLMGVYYGLRYILPHMKEKGYGRVVNVASVGGIRGVMNQTPYVATKHAVTGITKNVALEYGQFGITANAIAPGAILTPMVAGAFKQVNPQDPKAAEAEYAKANPTKRLGKPEEVAKVVCFLLSEDCSYVSGQVIAIDGGQSNSYGNV from the coding sequence ATGAAAAGCTTAGATCAAAAAGTGATACTCATTACCGGTGCCGGTATGGGTTTAGGATTAGCCACAGCAAAAGAAGCCGCCGCCAGGGGCGCTAAACTGGTGCTGGTAGATTACAATGAGGAAGCCCTGCAACAGGCGAAAGCGGAGATTACCAAAGAACAGGCAGGCGCAGCCGTAGTTATTGTAAAAGCAGACACGTCAAAGGAAGAAGAGGTAAAGAACTACGTAAACGTAGCCATCAAGGAATTTGGGCAGATAGACGGTTTTTATAATAACGCCGGTATTGAAGGCAAACAGGCTCCCTTAATAGAATACGACCTCGATATTTTCAGGAAAGTGGTGGATATTAACCTTATGGGCGTTTATTACGGCTTGCGATATATTCTACCGCACATGAAAGAAAAAGGCTATGGCCGCGTGGTGAACGTAGCTTCTGTAGGTGGTATCCGGGGTGTAATGAATCAAACGCCTTATGTGGCCACTAAACACGCTGTTACGGGTATTACCAAGAATGTGGCACTGGAATACGGGCAGTTTGGCATTACCGCCAACGCCATCGCTCCGGGTGCCATTCTTACCCCGATGGTAGCCGGCGCTTTTAAGCAGGTGAATCCGCAAGACCCGAAGGCAGCCGAAGCAGAATATGCGAAGGCCAACCCTACCAAAAGGCTGGGTAAGCCGGAAGAGGTGGCTAAAGTGGTTTGCTTTCTGTTATCGGAAGATTGCAGCTATGTAAGTGGTCAGGTCATTGCCATTGATGGCGGCCAGAGCAACAGCTACGGAAATGTATAA
- a CDS encoding KTSC domain-containing protein, whose amino-acid sequence MKRISNYRKLLNVTQDTDLKELKSVYRNLMKEWHPDKFNDNEEAKLEAEEKSKELIKAYHFLVSIAPETIEQALPEYTATISSSQVMDFKYEKQILTIQFVDGSSYEYFGVQKNTYVKLCQTDIPDRFCRRHIYHEYIYRKVSKASEEA is encoded by the coding sequence ATGAAAAGAATTAGTAATTACAGAAAGCTGTTAAACGTAACACAGGATACCGATTTGAAAGAGCTCAAATCCGTATACCGGAACCTGATGAAAGAGTGGCACCCGGATAAATTCAACGATAATGAAGAAGCAAAACTGGAAGCAGAAGAAAAAAGTAAGGAATTGATCAAAGCCTACCATTTTCTGGTAAGCATAGCGCCGGAAACCATAGAACAGGCTTTACCGGAGTATACCGCTACCATATCTTCTTCACAGGTAATGGACTTTAAATACGAGAAGCAGATATTAACCATTCAGTTTGTAGATGGCAGCAGCTACGAATATTTTGGCGTTCAAAAGAACACATATGTTAAATTATGTCAGACCGATATTCCCGACAGGTTCTGCCGCAGGCATATTTACCACGAGTACATTTACCGTAAAGTAAGCAAAGCCAGCGAAGAAGCGTAA
- a CDS encoding alpha/beta hydrolase: MKWTTALLFTCLSLPSFAQPQNPKPAAGSKPFVLGVVDEIDSRVLNEKRILNIYLPEGYNPRDSVSYPVTYLLDGSADEDFIHVVGLYQFNSFEWVNRAPKSIVVGIATVDRRRDFTFPTTIEADKKRFPTTGHSDKFIDFIAKELQPFIEKKYKTNANRTIIGQSLGGLLATEVLLKQPGLFNKYIIVSPSIWWDNGSLLSQPSAMLQDSFTQKTAVYIGVGKEGLAPTATPHVMEVDANLLAEKIKNSRSKAVSVYFDYLPEEDHATSAHQAINNALKWMYAAPLPQH, from the coding sequence ATGAAATGGACTACTGCACTGTTATTCACTTGCTTATCACTACCTTCTTTTGCACAACCCCAAAATCCGAAGCCCGCTGCAGGTAGCAAACCTTTTGTACTGGGTGTAGTGGATGAAATAGATTCCCGGGTGCTGAACGAAAAAAGGATATTGAATATTTACCTCCCCGAAGGCTATAACCCCAGGGACTCTGTTAGTTACCCGGTTACGTATTTGCTGGACGGATCGGCCGATGAAGACTTTATTCATGTAGTGGGCCTTTACCAGTTCAATAGTTTTGAATGGGTGAACCGGGCACCTAAATCTATTGTCGTAGGCATTGCAACGGTAGACAGACGAAGGGATTTTACTTTCCCTACCACCATTGAAGCCGATAAAAAGCGTTTTCCTACCACGGGGCATTCTGATAAGTTTATTGACTTTATAGCCAAAGAGCTGCAGCCTTTTATAGAGAAGAAGTATAAAACCAACGCTAACCGCACCATCATAGGGCAATCGCTGGGCGGATTACTGGCTACAGAGGTATTATTAAAACAGCCTGGGCTTTTTAATAAATACATTATTGTTAGCCCCAGTATCTGGTGGGACAACGGATCGTTATTGTCGCAACCTTCTGCCATGCTACAGGATAGCTTTACGCAAAAAACGGCTGTGTATATCGGAGTAGGTAAAGAGGGTTTAGCGCCTACCGCTACACCACATGTGATGGAGGTAGATGCAAATTTGCTGGCAGAAAAGATAAAGAACTCCCGTAGCAAAGCGGTTTCGGTGTACTTCGATTATCTGCCGGAAGAAGATCATGCTACCAGCGCCCACCAGGCTATTAACAATGCGCTGAAATGGATGTACGCTGCGCCATTACCGCAACACTAG
- a CDS encoding DUF5458 family protein, with product MAKAQGATSVAEHKGQAAGTAELHPLAKLGGFDFLESVVEGLANLNPERKARKQIFLTDKEKQGERKALAQKINLWLELLESAESTDQMIDHCKKQADQAKTSLQKNLKNTLDATRELETSYRTVAQFYKNTELDKVPNVNIVNASLEQMTDLDNPIFIDAIWAEFKQNYDRLDLRDNYAIFALPGYLGSNKVVEKWAKICNENKVMLVTDFANLDKPDDVIDMFAAANLAGGELHRSNVIMTCNWLIGRGKAEELGEEEDVCVPPSTSLAGKIYKTLMSQVAAGKKFGGMNEVDAVRFDLKKSEISHLEKVGLVPMVNEYGKIMAFSAKTLFNGDNIGLQTYSVVRVFDYVTKVLLDFLNRRAFENWNSKNEDNLRMQIVQFLDSIKGPDKLIEKFKITRFEQDRVKKDQVWLDIRLTPYFPAKSFVIKMDGHKGDDGNAWNADYEQE from the coding sequence ATGGCAAAAGCACAAGGTGCAACATCCGTTGCAGAACATAAAGGACAGGCAGCCGGCACGGCCGAACTTCACCCACTGGCTAAACTGGGAGGTTTCGACTTTCTGGAATCGGTAGTAGAAGGTTTGGCTAACCTTAACCCCGAGCGTAAAGCCAGGAAACAGATTTTCCTGACGGATAAAGAAAAGCAGGGCGAAAGAAAGGCACTGGCCCAAAAAATAAACCTGTGGCTGGAACTGCTGGAAAGCGCGGAAAGCACCGACCAGATGATTGACCACTGCAAAAAGCAGGCAGATCAGGCAAAAACATCTTTACAAAAGAACCTGAAAAACACACTGGACGCCACCCGCGAACTGGAAACTTCTTACAGAACCGTTGCACAGTTTTACAAGAATACCGAACTGGACAAAGTGCCTAACGTAAACATTGTAAACGCATCGCTGGAGCAAATGACCGACCTGGATAACCCTATCTTCATTGATGCTATCTGGGCGGAGTTTAAACAAAACTACGACCGTCTTGATCTGAGAGACAACTACGCCATTTTTGCACTGCCCGGCTATTTAGGCTCTAACAAAGTGGTAGAAAAATGGGCTAAAATCTGTAACGAGAACAAAGTAATGCTGGTTACCGATTTTGCTAACCTGGATAAACCAGATGACGTTATTGACATGTTTGCTGCTGCAAACCTGGCTGGTGGCGAATTACACCGCAGTAATGTTATTATGACCTGTAACTGGTTAATTGGCCGCGGCAAAGCAGAAGAACTGGGCGAGGAAGAAGATGTATGTGTTCCTCCTTCTACTTCACTGGCTGGTAAAATCTACAAAACATTAATGTCGCAGGTTGCTGCCGGTAAAAAGTTCGGCGGCATGAACGAAGTAGACGCTGTACGCTTTGACCTGAAGAAAAGCGAGATTTCGCACCTGGAAAAAGTAGGCCTGGTACCCATGGTAAATGAGTATGGCAAAATCATGGCCTTCTCTGCCAAAACACTGTTTAACGGTGATAACATTGGCTTACAAACCTATTCTGTAGTACGTGTGTTTGACTATGTAACCAAAGTATTGCTCGACTTCCTGAACAGACGTGCGTTTGAAAACTGGAACTCTAAAAACGAAGACAACCTGCGTATGCAGATTGTACAGTTCCTCGACAGCATTAAAGGACCAGACAAACTGATTGAGAAGTTCAAAATTACCCGTTTTGAGCAGGACAGGGTGAAGAAAGACCAGGTATGGCTGGATATTCGTTTAACGCCTTATTTCCCTGCCAAAAGCTTTGTAATTAAGATGGACGGCCATAAAGGTGATGATGGCAACGCCTGGAATGCCGACTACGAGCAAGAGTAA
- a CDS encoding type VI secretion system contractile sheath small subunit, with amino-acid sequence MSYPFYAAFRKVRRMLGFVPRAPDEKVVEKEEEKQNISISINNQNTDTMSMFNYGVGGNEVKVDANEAIQDIQENKTLLAAKLTGDDPVTPEIITGLRTVEDVFRYFRPSIEVEHETADGQSRKEEFNFKNLGDFTPQGITQQSTYLKEMSLQQEQYNTIIRQIKTNKVLRALLENAESKEAFIKALKAVATELQSA; translated from the coding sequence ATGAGTTACCCCTTTTATGCTGCATTCAGAAAAGTAAGAAGAATGCTGGGCTTTGTGCCAAGAGCGCCGGATGAAAAGGTAGTTGAAAAAGAAGAAGAAAAACAAAACATATCCATTTCAATTAATAATCAAAATACAGATACCATGTCAATGTTTAATTACGGAGTAGGTGGCAACGAAGTAAAAGTAGATGCCAACGAAGCCATCCAGGACATCCAGGAAAACAAAACCCTATTAGCGGCCAAATTAACAGGCGACGATCCTGTTACGCCTGAAATCATCACCGGTTTACGCACCGTGGAAGATGTGTTCCGCTATTTCCGTCCTTCTATTGAAGTAGAGCATGAAACTGCCGACGGACAGTCCAGGAAAGAAGAATTCAACTTCAAAAACCTGGGTGACTTTACTCCACAGGGCATCACGCAGCAAAGTACTTATCTGAAAGAAATGAGTTTACAGCAAGAGCAGTACAACACCATTATCCGCCAGATTAAAACCAACAAAGTACTGCGTGCTTTATTAGAAAATGCAGAAAGCAAAGAAGCATTTATTAAAGCATTAAAAGCAGTAGCAACCGAATTACAATCCGCTTAA